A part of Gemmatimonas groenlandica genomic DNA contains:
- a CDS encoding DegT/DnrJ/EryC1/StrS family aminotransferase, giving the protein MTAIRYPVTEPHLDDNDRSHLLDAFDSGWISSQGPYLQKFERNFAEFAGTTHALATCNGTTALHLALMALDLKPGQEVIVPTFTYIASANAVHYCGAVPVFVDCSADTWNMDPAAVEAAITERTVGIMPVHLYGMPCDMDAIAQIAQRHRLWIVEDAAEAHGATVNGRRVGSLSTIASFSLFGNKIMTTGEGGVVTTNDPELARRMELLRGQGMDPSRRYWFPIVGYNYRMTNLAAALGVSQLSKAERLIAAHQQVHAWYREALGDVPGIAWQGERPDTTSVQWLTSIRLRAAEHRPALRDELMARLRADGIDTRPFFYPMHSMPPYESSRPFPVADAIASSGINVPSSPRLTREDVFAIAARIRHHVEEIELGDVFGGVSVSVPDATGVPDTERAISSAAA; this is encoded by the coding sequence ATGACTGCCATCCGCTATCCGGTCACCGAGCCACATCTCGATGACAACGACCGCTCGCACCTGCTCGACGCGTTCGATTCGGGCTGGATCAGCTCGCAGGGACCGTATCTCCAGAAGTTCGAGCGCAACTTTGCCGAGTTCGCCGGAACGACGCATGCGTTAGCCACCTGCAACGGAACGACCGCCCTCCACCTCGCGCTGATGGCGCTCGACCTGAAGCCGGGGCAAGAGGTCATCGTGCCGACGTTCACATACATCGCATCGGCGAATGCGGTGCACTACTGTGGCGCCGTGCCGGTCTTCGTCGACTGTTCGGCCGATACCTGGAACATGGATCCGGCAGCCGTCGAAGCCGCCATCACGGAGCGCACGGTGGGCATCATGCCCGTGCATCTCTACGGCATGCCCTGCGACATGGACGCCATCGCGCAGATCGCGCAGCGGCACAGGCTGTGGATCGTAGAAGACGCTGCGGAAGCGCATGGCGCCACCGTGAACGGTCGACGCGTCGGCAGCCTCAGCACGATCGCCAGCTTCAGCCTGTTCGGCAACAAGATTATGACGACGGGAGAGGGCGGTGTCGTGACCACCAACGATCCGGAACTCGCACGGCGTATGGAGCTGCTGCGCGGGCAGGGCATGGACCCATCGCGGCGCTATTGGTTTCCGATCGTCGGCTACAACTACCGCATGACGAACCTCGCGGCCGCACTCGGCGTGTCTCAGCTCTCCAAAGCTGAGCGCTTGATTGCCGCGCACCAGCAAGTGCACGCCTGGTATCGCGAAGCACTTGGAGACGTGCCCGGGATTGCCTGGCAGGGCGAGCGACCGGACACGACGAGCGTGCAGTGGCTCACCAGCATTCGGCTCAGGGCTGCCGAGCATCGGCCGGCGCTGCGCGACGAACTCATGGCTCGCTTGCGAGCCGACGGGATCGATACGCGCCCGTTCTTCTATCCGATGCACAGTATGCCGCCCTACGAGTCGTCTCGCCCGTTTCCGGTCGCGGACGCCATTGCGTCGTCAGGCATCAACGTTCCGTCGTCGCCTCGACTCACCCGCGAGGACGTGTTCGCGATCGCCGCTCGCATTCGACACCATGTCGAAGAGATCGAGCTGGGAGACGTGTTCGGTGGCGTGTCGGTGTCGGTGCCCGATGCGACCGGTGTTCCGGACACCGAACGCGCTATCTCGTCGGCGGCCGCGTGA
- a CDS encoding NeuD/PglB/VioB family sugar acetyltransferase — MSNTGVGTIKVAILGAGGFAREVWWALLDAQAHQSALRFEPVMFVDREPRATLLKGLPVGTLADVSGDTFLVCGIGGMTDIKDRVVSAARAEGYRFAPAIIAAGARVGPDVEIGEGTIVCAGTIATTDIVIGAHVAVNLDCTIGHDAVIGDFVTVSPGCHISGGVHLGSHAYIGTGASILEHVRIGNHAILGAGAVATKDIGEYALAVGVPAVVKKIRHAA; from the coding sequence GTGAGCAACACCGGCGTGGGTACGATCAAGGTCGCCATTCTCGGCGCCGGTGGATTCGCCCGCGAAGTGTGGTGGGCACTCCTCGACGCGCAGGCTCACCAGAGTGCGCTGCGCTTTGAGCCCGTCATGTTCGTGGACCGCGAACCGCGAGCGACGCTGTTGAAGGGACTTCCGGTGGGAACCCTCGCTGACGTCTCCGGCGACACGTTTCTGGTGTGTGGCATCGGCGGCATGACCGACATCAAGGATCGCGTGGTGTCGGCTGCACGCGCCGAGGGCTATCGGTTTGCACCGGCGATCATCGCCGCGGGGGCGCGCGTTGGACCCGACGTCGAGATCGGCGAGGGCACGATCGTCTGTGCGGGCACCATTGCCACCACCGATATCGTGATCGGCGCGCATGTGGCGGTCAATCTGGATTGCACCATCGGGCATGATGCCGTCATCGGCGACTTCGTCACGGTATCCCCGGGCTGCCATATCTCCGGCGGCGTGCATCTGGGCAGCCACGCGTACATCGGCACCGGTGCATCCATCCTCGAGCACGTGCGCATCGGCAATCACGCCATTCTTGGAGCGGGTGCCGTGGCCACGAAAGACATCGGCGAGTATGCACTGGCGGTCGGCGTGCCGGCCGTCGTGAAGAAGATCCGCCACGCGGCCTGA
- a CDS encoding class I SAM-dependent methyltransferase: MTSPVLSPVVSSIAQRNLDAIRDVIGSPSLNSATADTLEQLAPDDVNKPRLIEWLREGAAQQERRFEIRSALRAIAHATQPRSYLEIGTRRGWSLAQVLAESPDVHAYSFDWWTQNYGGVDNPGPGFVRDEMRRVAPEHRGALHFLSGNSHDTLPVFFQEVQLGAVELDEDALLRTGEAAPRMFDLITVDGDHTALGTWWDLADVLPHMAVGGALVFDDLLDSSDELLGDSPSSRYAHIRSHPDDLRPSLLWLWEHLKSVLDGWEFIESFDSIVPIGIAVRMR, translated from the coding sequence ATGACCAGTCCTGTCCTCTCCCCTGTGGTTTCCTCCATTGCACAGCGCAATCTTGACGCCATTCGCGACGTCATCGGGTCGCCATCGCTGAACAGCGCGACGGCCGATACGCTCGAGCAGCTCGCGCCGGACGATGTCAACAAGCCGCGCTTGATCGAGTGGCTTCGCGAGGGGGCCGCACAACAGGAGCGTCGATTCGAAATCCGGTCTGCCCTGCGGGCGATCGCGCACGCGACCCAGCCGCGCAGCTATCTCGAGATCGGCACGCGTCGCGGATGGAGTCTGGCACAGGTGCTGGCGGAGTCGCCCGATGTGCACGCGTACTCCTTTGATTGGTGGACGCAGAACTACGGCGGCGTGGACAATCCCGGTCCGGGATTCGTACGCGACGAAATGCGGCGCGTAGCGCCCGAACATCGCGGCGCCCTGCACTTCCTCTCCGGGAACAGTCATGACACGCTCCCCGTCTTCTTTCAGGAAGTACAGCTGGGCGCGGTGGAGCTGGATGAAGACGCGCTGTTACGCACCGGCGAAGCAGCCCCCCGTATGTTCGATCTGATCACGGTGGACGGAGATCACACCGCACTTGGCACGTGGTGGGATCTTGCCGACGTGCTGCCCCACATGGCCGTGGGCGGTGCACTGGTGTTCGACGATCTGCTCGATTCGTCGGACGAATTGCTGGGCGATTCGCCGAGCAGCCGGTACGCGCACATTCGTTCACATCCCGACGATCTTCGTCCCTCGCTCCTTTGGCTTTGGGAGCACTTGAAGTCGGTACTGGACGGCTGGGAGTTCATCGAATCGTTCGACTCGATCGTCCCGATCGGCATTGCGGTGCGCATGCGTTAG